The region CCCATGAATGGTCTCCTGTGATGACCACCGTATCCTACCCGTGATCCTTCCCCTCCAGTTTTTCATAAAACATCCGTATCCGGCCGGAGGATGAGCCGGTTTAAATCAGCTCCTCCAGTTTTTCCTTATCCCAATCCTGCATCTCCCGTCCCGTAATCCTGAAATAGCCCTCCTTCTCCATCAGCTTCAGCTCTTGGTTCAGGGAGGACCTGCTGACATGGAGCATATTGTCCAGCATCAGCTGGGAGCCGGGCATGCGGATGGTCTCCGCGGGAGCGATGTCGTGCATTCCCACAATCCAGTAAGCAATCCGCTCACGGATGGTCTGGTAATTGAGGCAGTAATCTTTGTACCCTGGGGATGAATGCACTGGGAAGTCTCGTAGGTCTTTCTTATAAAATAGGTCCTGAACTCACTGTTTCTCCTGCAAAGGTCTGCAAAGGGGACCCTGCAGGACGCTCCGGGAATTGAAAAATGCTTATACATATGACGCCTCAAAAATCGAGTAGGAGGCGGTGATTAACCGCCGTCCTCTCACAGCACCGTACGTACGGTTCTCGTATACGGCGCTTTCAATAGTTGGTGTGCAGAGACTGATAGGCTGCGGCTAAGTCATAAAAGCCCCAGTTTATCAGTCTTCTTTACTTAATGCCCAGTTGACCGCCTTGTTTCCGGCATTGAACCAGTATCCCTTGCGGTCGTAGGCTATTGTTGCCGCATAATGGCTGTCTACTCCCAGTCCTATGAGTTTCCTCATTCTGGTTTTGGGCAGTTTCCACTGTTTCCAGATACACATCCGTATCCGGCGGTACAACCATCCATTCAGGCTTTCGATGTTTTTTCATGTCCGCTATCCCATAGTAGTTCAGCCATCCTCTCATGTAGACTTTTATCTTTTCCTTGGTTCGGATGATACTCCCGCACCTGCTCCGGGAAGTAAGCCTGCGCAGTTTCTCCTTGGCTTTCTTCCATGACGTTCCATGGACACGGATATAGGTCCCTGTTCCGTTCTTCCAAAACAAAAACCAAGGAACTTAAAATTTTGGATTGCGAACACACTGACCGTTCGGCTCTTTTCCCGATTCACTCTCAGTTTCAGCCTTGCCTCCAGATATTTCGTGCTGGATTCCAGCAGTCGTTCTGCCGCCCGTTCGCTCTTTGCCAGCAGTACGATGTCGTCTGCATAGCGGATACACGGTACGCCCCGTCTGTGGAACTCCCAGTCGAACTCATTCAGATACGCGTTTGCTAAGAGTGGGGATAGATTTCCTCCCTGCGGGGAGCCTTCCTTCGTTTCTGTCACAACACCGTTTTCCATCACTCCACTTTTCAGGTACCGCTTCACCATCTGCACCACTCTTTCGTCTTTTACTTGTTTCCTCAACAGGTTCAGCAGTATCGTATGGTTCAGCGTATCAAAGTATTTCGATAAGTCGAGAACTACTGCCCTCGTGTATCCCTGTTCGATATACTCCTTTATCCTGAGAATGGCGTCTTTTTGCTCCTCGTCCCGGACGATAGCCGAAGCTGTCTTTCGAGAACAATGGTTCGTAGATTGGCATGAGCTGTTGAAGCATTGCCTGCTGGATGATACGGTCTATTACGGTGGGGATACCAAGCTTTCGTATCCCTCCCTCCGGCTTCGGAATCTCCACACGCCTGACTGGAGATGGGGTATACTTCCCCTCCTGATTCTCTCTACCAGTTCATAGTTATTCTCCCTCAGCCATGGTAACGCCGCTTCAATGGTCATTCCATCCACTCCCGGCGCTCCCTTGTTTGCCTTCACTCTTTGTAAGCCCTGTTCAGATTTTCCTTGTTCAGTATCTTACTTAAGATGTCTGGCTCTGCACTGTCTCTTTCCTTCCATATCCGGTTGAATGAGCGGTGCGCTCTCACATACCCTTTGCGTTCCGCGCTATCTCTTTGCGAGCAGCTTTCTCTGTTTCTGTACCCATCTGCCCATTCCTCCTTTCCTGTCGTACTAAAGACTCCTATTGATTCGGTCCTTCACTGAAAACAGCTACTATGACCTCTGCTGACTTCTGTACGCTCAGCATTACCTCTCGGCAATGGTTACTCCTTTCAGAGCATTCCGTACAGACCTCCCTGGGTTACCACACGTTTCTTCCCTCCATCTATCTGCCGCATTTACTGTACACGATTCCGTGTAGCTATCGGGCTTCATCTTGTGTTGCAGACTTACCCTCATGTACAGCCTTCTATACGGTTTCTGTCCGTCAGACCAGAGGTTTGCCCATGGGTTCGTTCCCCACATCCGGCTTCCTTCAGATTTGCAGTCACCTGCAACACCCTTGCCTTCGGCTATATCCTTCCCGCTACCAGGTGGATTCAGGACTTTCACCCGTTAGAAACGTGCGCCGCCAGGCGCACAACATGAAAGAGGGCTGCGAAAAACAGCTCCCTTTTCTCCAATTGTCTGAAGTGACAGGGCGGAAGAACTCAATATCTACCTCGAATATTTTTTCGCTGTTTACGACATCCGTCTCATCATCCGTGGCCACACAGAGTGCTATATCATCATAATAAGGCTAAGTCCCGGCAGCATCAACCACTTTTTTGCCCCGAAGGCACCGGCTCCCGGCACACGGAAGGTCACATTACGATTTCATGGTCCGGCGTTACCTCTATCAGCCTTCCGTCCGCTCCCTCCGGTCACCGCTCTCCACCTGGAACGTCGCGTAATAGCTGGTGGACGTGGTGGAATGGTAGCCATGGGTTCCTGTGGCATCTCCTGCATTGGGATGGCTGTGATGGCTGACATTGGTCCTTTTGGAGACCACGGAAGCTGTTACCGACAGCCTGGGGGACTGATTGTTCTTGTTCCACTGGCTCAATCCCTTTACTGCTGTAACCACAAATACTCCAATGATAATCACAAATACCAGGGTAAACATGATTTCAAAACCGCCTCCCCAGAAAAAGGAATCCATGTACATAAATACCCGCCTCTCTTTTCCGTTGTATATCCCAATATTATCACAGATGCAGCCTTATTTATGGATATTCATACCGGCTTCCCACAGACAGCAGCCGCCCTTTTTCAGCCTTGGCACGTTACAGGGCCTGGTCCGCATGCTACTGTCAATGGCCGTATCCAGATAGGTCCGGGGCATGTAATAATCGCAGCCCAGTTAATCTGTTCCATTATACGCTTCAGGCGTACCTTAATACAATCTCTTACAAAGGGCGTCTCCCAAAACTCATCCGCCGCCTCAAATTCTTCCGATGGAAATGTACCGATGCGCTGACGGCTGCCACAGAATATAAGCGCGGCATCCTTACTGAAAAACAGCTATCTTCATCCTGCATCGGTACATATGATTTCCTCCCGCAAAACATCAGCTTTTCCCAAATATATATTATTTAATTGTAGCATAAGCAAAATCTTTAATCAACAATATTTACCAAATAGAGCGGCAATTAAAAGGCTGGCGCAAGGCAGGGAAAGGCAATCCAAATTTCCCGGTTCAAATCCTCCTATCCAGGCAGCCCCAAATCCCCTATATGTTTTTTCAATTTCAAATCAAATCTCATTCAGAATATCAATTGGGACTATTTTTCTCAGTTATTTATACTCAAATAGGTATAAAAGCGAAAAATAAGGGAGTTTCTATGTTTAGTTTAGGGATTGATTCAGGCTCAACCATGACCAAGGGAGTCCTGTTTGACGGAATGAATGTGGTGGGATGCCACATGCTTCCCACTTCCATACGTCCGGGCGAGATTCTAAGGGACATTTACGACCGGCTTTACACGGAGGACACGGGTTCGTGGTGAGTACCGGATATGGCCGGGAGCTTTTAAAGGAGGCAGACGCAAAAATCACGGAAATCACCTGCCACGGCGCAGGCGCATCTCTTAGGCCCCCGGCTGTGATACAGTCATTGACATCGGGGGACAGGACTGTAAGGTCATCACTCTTGACAGCCACGGACAGGTAAATGACTTTTAATGAACGACAAGTGTGCGGCCGGCACCGGACGGTTCATGGAAATGATTATGGCCCGGGTAGGAAGCGACATCTCACATCTGGACGAGTTCGTCCATGGATGCCGGCCCGTACCCATTAACAGCATGTGCGCCGTCTTCGCGGAAAGCGAGATTGTAGGGCTGATGGCCAGGAGACACCTCCGGGCGACATCGTACTTGGATGTGTCCACTCCATCTGCCACAGGACCGCCATCTTTGCGCAGCGTCTGACAGGCGGACATCCTGATATTTTCTTCTCAGGAGGCCTGGCACAGTCAGAAGTCATGCGGTCCGTACTGGGAGAATATATGAAAACTTCCCATATAACCACTCACCCCTCTCTCAGTATACCGGCGCCATAGGGGCTGCCGTTCTGGGATATGGAAAACTAAAGAAAAGGAGCCGAAGCTGACATGGAACTGAAAAAAGAACTGCCTGAAATTTTTGAAGAATTTGCGGACGCAAGGAAGAATTCATTTCTTGCAATAAAAGAATTAAAGGAGGAAGGCATACACCTGTAGTCGGTGTCTTCTGCACCTATCTTCCCAGGGAAATCCCAATGCCATGGGCGCCTCTGTTGTGGGACTCTGCTCTGTTACTGACGAAACCATACCTGACGCTGAAAAGGATTTGCCCAGAAACCTCTGTCCCCTCATAAAATCCAGCTACGGCTTTGCCAAGACGGATAAATGCCCCTTCTTTTATTTCTCCGACCTGATTGTAGGCGAGACAACCTGCGACGGCAAAAAGAAAATGTATGAGATTCTGGCTGAGTTTAAGCCCGTTCATGTCATTGAGCTGCCAAACTGCCAGACAGAGGCCGGAATAGGTCTTTACCGCCAGGAACTGATACGTTTTAAGGAGGTGCTGGAAAAGAAATTCGGCACTGTCATCACAGAAGATGCCATCCGCCGCCAGATACATAACAGAAACCAGATTCTCGCGGCCCTAACCGTCTCCAGTATGTGATGGCCCTGGATCCGGCCCCTGCCCTGGGTCTGGATATCGTCAACATTGTTTACGGCACAGGATTTAAGATGAAAATTGATACATTGGCGGAGGAAGTCAATGCCATCACGGATAAGATTGAGGCTGAGTATGCCCAGGGAAAAAATATGGGAAAAAGGGCCAGAATCCTTGTGACCGGTTCTCCATCCGGCGGTGCCGCCCTCAAGGTGGTGCGCGCCATTGAGGATAACGGCGGCGTGGTGGTCTGTTTTGAAAACTGCTCCGGCATGAAACCTGGACCCCATTGATGAGATAACCCGGGGACGTATATGACGCCCTGTGCCAGGAAGTACCTGACACATCTGCTGTTCCTGCATGTCCCCTAACCCCAGGCGTATGGAACTGTTAGACAGGCTTATTGACGATTTCCATGTAGGAACGGCGTGGTGGATTTGGTTCTGCAGGCATGCACACCTACAATGGTGGAGGACTTCCCTGGTCCGCAAGCTGGTAAAGGAGAAAAAGGACCTTCCCTAGAACGTTGTGGAGACAGACTTTCCCAGGCCGACGGGTGGACAGCTGAACACCAGGATGGCGGCTATTTCATTGAGTATGCTGTCATAGCTGTAATGTAAGAAAATTAAATTTAAAAGGACAGCCTCAGGAAAAGTGAGACTGTCCTTTTTCACATATCATGTTTCTTCCGTCTCAATGCAGTGCAGCGGGCATCTGATGTGAGGAATCCTGATTCCATCTCATTACCACAATAGGGACATTTCATTTCTTCCACTGCCTCCTTGTCTTTCTTTCCATTGAGCATAACACAGATAGAAGAAAAATACAACAAACATCCGCATGGGCCGAAGGATGTGCCGGAGGGAGCAGGGACCGCAGGAATGCCTAGTACGCATTGCCAAAATAATAATGAATAGACGTTGCTTTTTTATTGTAGTCGGTGACATAATAATCCTATCACTAACAGAATGGATGTGTTATTATGCGAAGGAAAACATTGATACTATCCCGGTTTTACGTGAGCCAATAAAGCCGGAGTAATGGAGGACGGAGGATTTCACGCAGCGACCGAGGGCGTGCCGCAGGGAGGCCCGCTAAGTCCCTCGTGTGGAAATGTCATGCTGAATGAGTTGGACAAGGAACTGGAGAGCAGGGGACACAAGTATGTGAGGTATGCGGATGACTGCCTGATTCTGTGCAAAAGCAGGAAAAGCGCAGAGAGGACGATGGAAAACATTGTGCCATTCATCACAGGAAAACTGTTTCTGAAAGTCAATCTCCAGAAAACGACAGAGAGCCACGTCAGCAAGATAAAATACCTGGGCTACGGCTTTTACCGGCATAAAGGGAAATGCCGCGCATGAGGATACACCCGAAGTCGGTGGCAAAAATGAAGAACCGGATACGGGAGCTGACAACCAGAGGGAACAAATGGAGCAATCAGGAGAGGGAAGAAAAAACGCCGAAGCTATGCAAGGGGATGGATTAACTATTATCGATATGCAGACATGAAAAGCCTGATGGAACAGACGGATGAGTGGCTGCGCCACAGAATCCGAGCGGTGTACTGGAAACAATGGAAGAAGGTACGCACAAGATATAAAATGTTGCGGGCGTTACATTTACCGGAGTGGAAGGTGCATGAGATGGCGAACTGCCGAAAGGGAGTGTGGAGAGCGGCGGGAATGCTCAACTCGGCACTCACCAAAAGAATCATAGTGGACAGACTTGGTTATCCCGATATGACTGCCCACTATCTGAAAGTCCGAGTAAACTATTGAACCGCGTAGTACCGAACGGTACGCTACGTGGTGTGGAAGGGGAGGTTAAAATCTCCCCTATCCGATTATTATAATCATTTTGCCAGTCTGGACGTCAGGAAGCTTAAGGACGCACCAAAAGTTTGGCGGCCGTCATGCGTTCCACAATCTCATACATGTTGGTGACGCTGCCAACCTGAAGCTTTTCGCTTAATCCATAGAAATTCAGGCAGGTTCCGCAGGTGAGAATCTCCACTCCCTGGGATTCCAGGGATTTCAAATCCTCCAGGTTGTCGGAACCTTCGCAGGAAAGATAGGCGCCGCTGTTATACAGAAGAATCGTTTCCGGCAGAGCGTCCTGCTGGGTAAGCGCGTAGACAAACCCCTTCATCAGAGCCTTTCCAAGTTCAGGGTCGCCGTGACCCATAAGGTTGGAGGACAGAACCACTGTCATGCCCTTTTTGCGGCTGTCCGGCTGGCAGGCCACTGGTTCCTCACCTGAATCATCCGCCGCACCGGAGACAGGGGTTACTCCCTGGCCAACTGCG is a window of Enterocloster clostridioformis DNA encoding:
- a CDS encoding PF20097 family protein codes for the protein MLNGKKDKEAVEEMKCPYCGNEMESGFLTSDARCTALRRKKHDM
- the yedF gene encoding sulfurtransferase-like selenium metabolism protein YedF; translation: MKLDERGKQCPRPVIDTKKALESCNPGETVEVLVDNEIAVQNLSKMAASKGLSAVSEKISDNEFSVKIAVGQGVTPVSGAADDSGEEPVACQPDSRKKGMTVVLSSNLMGHGDPELGKALMKGFVYALTQQDALPETILLYNSGAYLSCEGSDNLEDLKSLESQGVEILTCGTCLNFYGLSEKLQVGSVTNMYEIVERMTAAKLLVRP
- a CDS encoding helix-turn-helix domain-containing protein, whose translation is MHSSPGYKDYCLNYQTIRERIAYWIVGMHDIAPAETIRMPGSQLMLDNMLHVSRSSLNQELKLMEKEGYFRITGREMQDWDKEKLEELI
- a CDS encoding reverse transcriptase domain-containing protein — its product is MEDGGFHAATEGVPQGGPLSPSCGNVMLNELDKELESRGHKYVRYADDCLILCKSRKSAERTMENIVPFITGKLFLKVNLQKTTESHVSKIKYLGYGFYRHKGKCRA